From a region of the Zingiber officinale cultivar Zhangliang chromosome 4B, Zo_v1.1, whole genome shotgun sequence genome:
- the LOC121976573 gene encoding WRKY transcription factor WRKY51-like has protein sequence MMAVDLQGRREMDDVRAVKEAAGAGLRSLENLAFQLSLQRSSADCREIPDLTVSKLKKVISVLNRTGHARFRRGPVVAAPAVGVYEGFSETPEPAKAEAQTTPTPTRPMVAPKALTLDFAKSTADHADTALTLSFSTSATSSSANSSFLSSLTGDGSVSNGKISPIILSAAPVPAPATAAPSSGRPPLASSHKKICLGEGHSHAHNSLSGKYPGGRCHCSKKKKPRVKKTIRVPSISSRNADIPADEYSWRKYGQKPIKGSPYPRGYYKCSSVRGCPARKHVERAPEDPSMLIVTYEGEHRHTAAASSAADPRSHISRSSPVVQPF, from the exons ATGATGGCCGTCGATCTGCAGGGCCGAAGGGAGATGGACGACGTGAGGGCGGTGAAGGAGGCGGCCGGCGCCGGGTTGCGTAGCTTGGAGAACCTCGCCTTCCAGCTCTCCCTCCAGCGGTCTTCCGCCGACTGCCGTGAGATACCCGACCTCACCGTCTCCAAGCTCAAGAAGGTGATCTCCGTGCTTAATCGCACCGGCCACGCGCGGTTCCGCCGCGGGCCTGTCGTCGCTGCCCCGGCCGTCGGCGTTTACGAGGGCTTCAGCGAGACCCCGGAGCCGGCGAAGGCGGAGGCCCAGACGACGCCGACGCCGACGCGCCCGATGGTCGCGCCTAAGGCTCTAACCTTGGACTTCGCGAAATCCACCGCCGACCACGCCGACACCGCGCTCACCCTCAGCTTCAGCACCtccgccacctcctcctccgccaacTCCTCCTTCCTATCGTCCCTCACCGGCGACGGCAGCGTCTCGAACGGCAAGATCAGTCCGATCATCCTCTCGGCGGCACCCGTGCCAGCCCCCGCCACAGCGGCTCCCTCCTCCGGGAGGCCGCCCCTCGCCTCCTCCCACAAGAAAATCTGCCTCGGCGAAGGGCACAGCCACGCGCATAATTCCCTGTCGGGGAAGTACCCCGGCGGCCGCTGCCACTGCTCCAAGAAAAA GAAACCTCGCGTGAAGAAGACGATACGCGTGCCGTCGATCAGCTCGCGCAACGCCGACATACCGGCCGACGAGTACTCGTGGCGCAAGTACGGCCAGAAGCCGATCAAGGGCTCCCCTTACCCCCG GGGCTACTACAAGTGCAGCAGCGTGCGCGGGTGCCCGGCGAGGAAACACGTGGAGCGTGCGCCGGAGGACCCCTCGATGCTGATCGTGACGTACGAAGGGGAGCACCGCCAcaccgccgccgcctcctccgcCGCCGACCCGCGCAGCCATATCAGCCGCTCGTCGCCGGTCGTACAACCCTTTTGA